Proteins encoded in a region of the Sceloporus undulatus isolate JIND9_A2432 ecotype Alabama chromosome 11, SceUnd_v1.1, whole genome shotgun sequence genome:
- the ABHD11 gene encoding protein ABHD11 isoform X2 — MLLRALGFPRWPRALAQERKGLAGSAAMPVPVSYAVFDGPSPQPPLLFLHGLFGSKANFASLAKTLVLQTGRKVLTVDARNHGESPHSPVMTYEAMSGDVRLLLRQLRLERCVLVGHSMGGKTAMALTLRWPELVERLVCVDISPSKTTAVTGFQDFVAAMKAVEIPQGVPRSTARRLAEEQLRPTVQDPTVRQFLLTNLVYLEDRYVWRVNLDAVSQHLKDLMDFPAFQTHYSGPALFLGGAKSPYIRLPCACVHAFKPAVDLWRAHGFHRRRQKES; from the exons ATGCTGCTCCGCGCCCTCGGCTTCCCTCGCTGGCCTCGGGCCCTGGCCCAGGAAAGGAAAGGCCTCGCCGGCTCCGCCGCCAT gCCGGTGCCCGTCTCTTATGCCGTCTTTGACGGACCCTCGCCGCAgcctcccctccttttcctccatggGCTTTTTGGAAGCAAAGCCAATTTCGCGTCCCTCGCCAAAACGCTGGTGCTCCAGACCGGGCGCAAG GTACTGACGGTGGACGCCCGCAACCACGGCGAAAGCCCCCACAGCCCCGTCATGACGTACGAAGCCATGAGCGGCGACGTCCGCCTCCTGCTCCGCCAGCTCCGCCTGGAACGGTGCGTCTTGGTCGGGCACAGCATGGGCGGAAAGACCGCCATGGCTCTCACGCTGCGATGG CCGGAGCTGGTGGAACGCCTGGTCTGCGTTGACATCAGTCCAAGCAAGACCACCGCCGTCACCGGCTTCCAGGACTTTGTGGCTGCCATGAAGGCCGTGGAGATCCCTCAGGGCGTCCCTCGTTCTACTGCGCGCCGCCTGGCTGAGGAGCAGCTGCGGCCAACCGTCCAG GATCCGACCGTCCGCCAGTTTCTGCTCACCAACCTGGTCTACCTCGAAGACCGGTACGTGTGGCGTGTGAATCTGGACGCCGTCTCTCAGCATCTGAAAGACCTCATGGACTTCCCTGCCTTCCAGACGCACTACTCAGGGCCTGCTCTCTTTCTTGGGGGTGCCAAGTCGCCCTATATCAG GCTTCcgtgtgcatgcgtgcatgccTTC